In the genome of Candoia aspera isolate rCanAsp1 chromosome 1, rCanAsp1.hap2, whole genome shotgun sequence, one region contains:
- the TSTD3 gene encoding thiosulfate sulfurtransferase/rhodanese-like domain-containing protein 3: protein MWGCCRRLGRLTFGLITQPAARRLSDCGGRRIRQLAWSHRESVLQRSESVAGIGPFCHSGFLKNRRQIVCHFCTAEDHDVSYQQLKDLLESKAIWLIDVREKWEIAEHGKIPGSINIPVGEVVEALQMDPVDFKEKYNQDKPSNSDHVVFSCLAGVRSRQALAASKSLGFSRVQQYPGGFSEWLEYESSRKK from the exons atgtgggggtgctgcaggcgGTTGGGTCGATTAACTTTTGGTTTAATTACGCAGCCGGCTGCAAGAAGACTAAGCGACTGCGGTGGGCGAAGGATAAGGCAGCTGGCATGGAGCCACCGTGAGAGTGTCCTGCAGCGATCTGAATCGGTGGCGGGCATTGGTCCTTTCTGCCATTCAGGTT TTCTAAAAAACAGGAGACAGATAGTTTGCCACTTTTGCACAGCTGAGGATCATGATGTCTCCTACCAACAACTCAAAGATTTGTTGGAATCAAAGGCCATCTGGCTTATTGATGtcagagaaaaatgggaaattgcaGAGCATGGAAAAATTCCTGGATCAATCAATATTCCAG tCGGAGAAGttgtggaagctttacagatgGACCCAGTagattttaaagagaaatacaATCAAGATAAGCCTTCTAACTCAGATCATGTAGTGTTTTCCTGTCTGGCTGGGGTGAGAAGCCGCCAGGCTCTAGCTGCTTCAAAATCACTGGGTTTCAGCAG AGTTCAGCAGTACCCTGGCGGCTTCAGTGAATGGCTGGAGTATGAATCTTCAAGGAAGAAATGA